The nucleotide window ggaaggacaaaagaaaagagtggtaagggagaaccgtttcctctaggacgaggaactttcttcccccgtggcccaggaacaaccggaggaggcagcccaggaaatggaaaccctccCCCCCGAGGCCCAAAGACGACAGGAACTGACAGCCCAGGAAACAGAACCCCCCTCTCCCGAGTCCCACGGacaacaggaggaggcagcccaggaagaggtaaccccctcccccgagtcccacggacaacaggaagaggcagcccaggaagtcggaaccccctcccccaaggcccaggagcaactggaggtccccgaaactcctggagaaagggaagaaaaaagccttccCGAAGCGGTGGTGGAGAGTATCCTCAAGGAAGACGAGGATTACtttgaagccgccctggagctgggactgatggtagggctggacctgtccagcatgtttacctttcagtccccagcgagacctggagggagcccagcatattccccccaggacccgaacgagaggagttacatctaggctaaacagtgcccagatgtagactcccaagttttccactgtaagcacaaagagaggaggttcaactttcacttgtttaatcatgattgtgaaacttacctttctaacaactaacgtgagagggctaATAGACCCGttgaaaagacggggagtctttcatgatctggcctctcagtttgtttcttacaggaggtccaccaGAAGGATGAAAacgacaagctgacattcaccagggaatggacgaagggagaatcatgctggagcgtaggaggggtccactcttccggagtgggaatcctcctcggaaacccagagatgacgctggtttcctccttctcggtggtgcagggccggatcctggtcgcagacatcgactggagggggcagaagttgagagcaattaacgtctatgctccaACAGAACCCTCTATcctgaaggaagtgtttgctgacctggccagctgctgcaccaccaacagacaggtggtgcttggcggggacttcaacatcgaccgggagaaggggagcgacgctagctcggcagagctggagtcactactcaagcagttctccctggtaGACGGTTTCAGACGGTGCCACCCTAACGACGCCGGAACAACAtggaaaaactcccggggagtgtgcagccgcctggactacatctttctgcacacaacctgctccctggagtcggcgacgTTATCCCCGGAGTGGTATTCCAACCACGAgcgcttgacggtggtggctaacaccaacctgccggcattcggtcgtgggtactggaagctgaaccgggagatactggaggaagacgacttcaaGGCACTGTTCCATAAAGACTACGTGAGCTGGGTCGatctgagagacggctacagctccatggtggaatggtgggagtcggtgaaaGACAGGACCCGAACGctggcgcagacgtactgcagacggaaggcggccagggagaggaaggaagctgcacgactccagagacaactagaggaggagtacagctcggctaacgggggaggagccttcaattcagtctgggcacgggacctgaaggagaggctccgcaaactcaatcaggtccgaggagcccagaaaaagagggtgatccacggcctgagacggggagatggagaggaagtgctggacgagagaGACAAGGTAGAAGTGGCCACCGCTTTCTACaaggagctcttttcagaaaagcagacggaggtggaggcaggcgatgcttttcgggaggagctgaaggcacgagtactggaggaggtgagggaggacttggagggtccgatcgCGGCCGTggagctgaaggcggcgctcttgtccatggagaatggcaaggtgccggggccggacggactccccaaggaattctacacctgcttctgggacaccctggcggcagatctggtggaagtggcacaggagatcttccgccgggggaaactcggagacaccatgagggagggcatcatctccctgctcttcaagagcccttagcagagacggtgagacgggaccctggagataccgggaggcgtgggggaaaccctgaagatctcccagtacgccaacgacacgacgctgttcctgaggtcggacagggggttgaggagggccctgcaggtcatggagcaatactccagagcctcggggtcgaaactcaaccgccgaaagagcaaactgaagttcttcgggccctggaagcacaggacaaTGGCGCCGGAGAgtctcgagctctgcacggagcccctcaaaatactgggggtttccttccagagccaggacaacgagaccaacaactggaccaagaggatcgccaaggtgaacgcaaagctgggtctgtggaaaacgcggtcgctgtcctacacagggaaagtgatggtgttgaaagcagacatcctgccggctttggtttacctggcggtggtgtacccgctgccggccagactcagacgagtgctgcaagggatgatctttggcttcgtctggggcggcaagtacgagtacatcacgagaaaccggatgtgtcagccggtcgaggaagggggtcgagatgtcccacatttcccctgaaactcgactgcatcgTCTACTGCAAGCTCTGTTgggcgctgcgggagcccatcggccacaagtaccagtactttgtcagacTGTGGCTCTCCGtcccgatgaggcacttggtccagtggtcaaacactgggcccaaggcagagatGCGACTGGAGTTCTACAtccacgctgtcaagtggagcaggaggtacgaggccacgagacagccagagctctgcaccaaccacagagccctgtacaaagaggtgaggggggATTTGGTCGCTGACGAAAGGCTGCaggttcccagacaagtctgggaaaggacacAGCCCAAAGAACTTGACAaccaactgaaggacctcaactggatggctgaacacaagagactggctaccagaaaggtcctctacagacactcgatCTCCAGGAATCCACATTagcccccgggacacgtgttttgtcgaggagactcaggaacacgtgttctggagctgccccttcgccaaggcggtgtggggcagaatggacaacattatgcaactcctgggaacgggtgcggtgctcagttaccagtacattctgctgtgGGCTGGCACCCACCGGAGTGGACAAGGGGACACAGGACCTGCgggggctgctgctgtccctcacaaaacaaggactgtggaaggcgaggaacactctcatccggcacaacataaAGTGGGGGGCGAGGGAGATGCAGGAGAGGATCCTGgtggacctcaggaggagggcGAAGCGCCACGTcgccaaatggggtttccccacggcgagGGAGCTCTGGAAAGGACTTTGGGCCCTATACAGGGATTAAAGGCCAATAGCGAGTGGtaggtttggagggactctcttaATTGCACAAATCCACCCCCACTTGcaaagattgataacggacaatcaatctccgttccgccgttgttttttattacatggagtgttaatatgtgtgagatgttccttttgagatgtttttttttgcggaataaagtatattttgtagaacaaaaaaaatcttatgacaaggtttacaagttatctgttgaactacattctcataggtgtggtcacattccaggtcatttgtttacgttttttgtttctggagcaactgttagatgaaatgtgctaatatgtaacctaactccagtgtgaataaccagaagaggggagcagctccattccagaccaagggagctttgagattggctgggccagatctctcatttgcatatctgatttggaaatataacacttaaccccttcttgcatggatttaacttgcacccaagagtcccctactgtgtattgctacttatttttttatgataagtggTGATTACCAGTTCAGGctttatttgttgaattataaatggttttgtattatcatCCTGAATGGCCTGTATTCAAGGTTTGGTAGgatatgtgttttcatttcatttaccaaattgaatttttgctcttttagtatttgtctagaaggctttctgaagtcaggaagcccatttatttggtgaaaaaagattctgtattaatattaatatttctcatacaacataaatagggtcttttatgaataaaaagatcttgcacttggaaatcgtgataaagctgtgtgcttccatacactcgagcagttttgattcctaatatttgaccttaggtgtgggaacgggtcttttttgccatttgatttccaattgatcagcacagtatagaaaatagacccataaagcaacctcagcagtgacaaatgtcaCTGGGTCATACGCCAGGGTCCGGTAGTGAAGCTCCGCTCCTGTTTAGCCTCCGAAGCCGTACAGGGTGCGACCCTGGCGCTTCAGCACGTACACCACGTCCATGGCGGTGACGGTCTTCCTCTTGGcgttctccaggaacaccttcagcaccccACGGGTCTCCTCGTAGTTCAGCCCAGAGATCCGCTTCACTCCCCCACGGCGAGCCAGGCGGCGGATGGTGGGCTTGGTGATTCCCTGGATGTTGTCGCGGAGAACCTTGCGGTGACGCTTTGCGCCTCCTTTCCCGAGTCCCTTTCTGCCTTTGCCTCTTCCAGACATCTTCTAGTTATCAGCTGTGAAcacgacacacactgctcatctttgatgtataatagacatcttTCTTTAGCATTATCATTatcggtggctctgtggttaaggatctgcacctgtgactggaaggttgctgattcaaatcctgcggccggcagaggaatcctactccgttgggcccctgagcaaggcccttaaccctaactgctccaggggcaccatacgatggcagaccctgcgctctgaccccaagcttctctccctgtctctgtgtctgtgtctccatggagaaaaagcattcctaatgcaagaaattgtataggactaataaagaaacattatcattatcatgtctattatacatcaaagaaagatttttataggtgtagaaactagttttgttttagaaatgtattcttaaaatatacaattattcatacctgaacaatatgtagttcaaattatacattatatacaatattgtattcaaatgtctaatcatcataaaaaacacaactagtaaacttcagttacaaattctggtaacatggcaatatatatagtaatgacaaacacaaactaattacatgaacacgctaatatttaactcaaaaccacattttgattcaaatataattttttaaaatttacaacttctttatttccacaaaaatattattaatgtagcacaaacgctactttctaataaagacagaaagaaactgtttgttttgtgtctactggtgatcctcctctcgatactaatgaaatgtttaatatgatcccttgagaaaaaaaaaggaatcaatttccgcctggaatgattgatgccccatcaaacattttgtaatatccctggaagtttatacagtagaatcctggttcgtagcttaaattcaaggtaaatgaGACTAAGGAaatgagttggaaacttgatgtcgaaatgggatttaaatcacccatttcacattttacttcattgggcagtatgtgccagagagcaacACCGCAGCATCTCtttgatagctcagttggtagagcagaAGACTGTAGTGAAGTCagcagggaatccttaggttgctggtttgattccagctcgaaggaaggtgcttttcatgtactttaatcaaagagttaaaaaagcaaatctgttttattcagacgttgatcaaaagctcaataattgACGAAGCAAagg belongs to Lepisosteus oculatus isolate fLepOcu1 chromosome 14, fLepOcu1.hap2, whole genome shotgun sequence and includes:
- the LOC138243159 gene encoding histone H4-like — protein: MSGRGKGRKGLGKGGAKRHRKVLRDNIQGITKPTIRRLARRGGVKRISGLNYEETRGVLKVFLENAKRKTVTAMDVVYVLKRQGRTLYGFGG